In Streptomyces canus, one DNA window encodes the following:
- a CDS encoding SDR family oxidoreductase: MEHDDTREGLRCLVTGATGYIGGRLVPELLSAGHRVRCLARSPDRLRDHPWADRAEVVAGDVTDAASVARALAGMDVAYYLVHTMSSGKDFEETDRRAALIFAEQARIAGVRRIVHLSGLTPAGVPEHELSPHLRSRAEVARILLDSEVPTTVLRAAVVIGSGSASFEMLRYLTERLPVMITPSWVHTRIQPVAVRDVLRALVGSARMPSDVNRAFDIGGPEVLTYRQMMLRYAAVAGLPRRIILPVPVLTPGLSSHWVGLVTPVPASIARPLTESLRHEVVCREHDIARHLPGPPGRPIGFDEAVRLALQRVREARVTTRWSSASVPGAPSDPLPTDPDWAGGSLYSDHRELRVDASPEALWRVIEGIGGENGWYSFPLAWAVRGGLDRLVGGVGLRRGRRDAARLRVGDSLDFWRVEAIEPGRLLRLRAEMRLPGLAWLEMGAVTDEDGRTRYRQRALFHPHGLLGHAYWWSVSPFHAIVFGGMARNIARTAAGSTARDPQHTPAP; encoded by the coding sequence ATGGAGCACGACGACACGCGAGAGGGACTGCGCTGCCTGGTGACCGGCGCCACGGGGTACATCGGCGGCCGGCTCGTCCCCGAACTCCTCTCGGCGGGACACCGGGTGCGCTGTCTGGCCCGCTCCCCCGACCGGCTGCGCGACCATCCCTGGGCCGACCGTGCCGAGGTGGTGGCCGGTGACGTGACCGACGCCGCATCCGTCGCCCGCGCACTGGCCGGGATGGATGTGGCGTACTACCTGGTGCACACGATGAGCTCCGGCAAGGACTTCGAGGAGACCGACCGCAGGGCGGCGCTGATCTTCGCCGAGCAGGCCCGGATCGCGGGCGTACGGCGGATCGTGCACCTCAGCGGGCTCACCCCGGCGGGCGTGCCCGAGCACGAACTCTCCCCGCATCTGCGGTCCCGTGCCGAGGTGGCCCGCATCCTGCTCGATTCCGAGGTCCCGACCACGGTCCTGCGGGCGGCCGTCGTCATCGGCTCGGGTTCCGCGTCCTTCGAGATGCTGCGGTACCTGACCGAACGCCTTCCCGTGATGATCACCCCGAGCTGGGTGCACACCCGCATCCAGCCCGTGGCGGTCCGCGATGTGCTCCGGGCCCTCGTCGGCAGCGCCCGCATGCCGTCGGACGTCAACCGGGCCTTCGACATCGGCGGACCGGAGGTGCTGACGTACCGGCAGATGATGCTCAGGTACGCGGCGGTCGCCGGACTGCCGCGCCGGATCATCCTTCCGGTGCCGGTGCTCACCCCCGGGCTCTCGAGCCACTGGGTGGGCCTGGTGACACCGGTGCCCGCCTCGATCGCCCGGCCGCTGACCGAGTCGCTGCGGCACGAGGTGGTCTGCCGCGAGCACGACATCGCCCGCCATCTCCCCGGCCCGCCCGGTCGTCCGATCGGCTTCGACGAGGCCGTACGACTGGCGCTGCAGCGGGTGCGGGAGGCGCGGGTCACGACGCGGTGGTCGTCTGCCTCGGTGCCGGGCGCCCCCAGCGATCCGTTGCCCACCGACCCCGACTGGGCGGGCGGAAGTCTCTACAGCGACCACCGGGAGCTCCGTGTCGACGCCTCGCCGGAGGCGCTGTGGCGGGTCATCGAGGGCATCGGCGGCGAGAACGGCTGGTACTCCTTCCCGCTCGCTTGGGCGGTGCGGGGCGGGCTGGACCGGCTGGTGGGCGGGGTCGGACTGCGCCGGGGGCGCCGGGACGCGGCCCGGCTGCGGGTCGGCGACTCGCTGGACTTCTGGCGGGTCGAGGCGATCGAGCCCGGCCGGCTCCTGCGGTTGCGGGCCGAGATGCGGCTGCCGGGCCTGGCCTGGCTGGAGATGGGCGCGGTCACGGACGAGGACGGCCGCACCCGCTACCGGCAGCGCGCCCTGTTCCATCCGCACGGTCTGCTCGGCCACGCCTACTGGTGGAGCGTCTCCCCCTTCCACGCGATCGTCTTCGGTGGCATGGCCCGCAACATCGCCCGGACAGCGGCGGGTTCGACGGCCCGCGATCCGCAGCACACCCCTGCCCCCTGA
- a CDS encoding LysR family transcriptional regulator, whose amino-acid sequence MRTEQLEYIAAVTRLGSLRRAADELRLSQPALSETVRNLERELGVDLLERKRSGATMSAEGRELLPHIVGVLEAVDRLRAAAGEQHRISRMVRVGTVNAATVPLLIPAVEDFRAAHPVTQVEVVGAQQTDIHRALSEGGFDLGLVNHLDGDDTPAGFESTQLLRGRPVVCLRPDSPLAARTGVSVDDLLTQPLIAMRTGYVMHRFVHRLLGHHGTSFAYSTDGAEMGKLMVAEGLGVTVLPDFSVVGDPLERQGTITHRPIEGDTTRVLLMLQRRRAESVPRAARDLHEVFVRRARHLGGTLTPPD is encoded by the coding sequence ATGCGGACGGAACAGCTGGAATACATCGCCGCGGTGACCCGGCTCGGCTCACTGCGCCGGGCGGCGGACGAACTGCGCCTGTCGCAGCCCGCGTTGAGCGAGACCGTGCGGAACCTGGAGCGGGAGCTCGGGGTCGATCTGCTGGAGCGCAAGCGGTCCGGGGCCACGATGAGCGCGGAGGGCCGGGAGCTGCTTCCGCACATCGTCGGCGTACTGGAGGCGGTGGACCGGCTGCGGGCGGCGGCGGGCGAGCAGCACCGCATCAGCCGGATGGTCCGGGTCGGGACGGTGAACGCGGCGACCGTGCCGCTGCTCATTCCGGCGGTCGAGGATTTCCGGGCCGCTCATCCGGTCACCCAGGTCGAGGTGGTCGGCGCGCAGCAGACGGACATCCACCGGGCCCTGTCCGAGGGCGGGTTCGACCTCGGTCTGGTCAATCACCTCGACGGCGACGACACGCCGGCGGGATTCGAGTCCACTCAGCTGCTGCGGGGGCGGCCGGTGGTGTGCCTGCGCCCGGACAGTCCGCTGGCCGCGCGGACCGGTGTGTCGGTGGACGACCTGCTCACCCAGCCGTTGATCGCGATGCGCACCGGCTATGTCATGCACCGTTTCGTCCACCGGCTGCTGGGCCACCACGGCACGTCCTTCGCGTACTCCACCGACGGCGCCGAGATGGGCAAGCTGATGGTGGCCGAGGGGCTGGGGGTGACCGTGCTGCCCGACTTCAGCGTGGTCGGGGATCCGCTGGAGCGGCAGGGCACGATCACCCACCGGCCGATCGAGGGCGACACGACCCGGGTGCTGCTGATGCTTCAGCGCCGCAGGGCCGAGTCCGTGCCGCGGGCGGCCCGGGACCTGCACGAGGTGTTCGTCCGCAGGGCCCGGCACCTGGGCGGGACGCTCACCCCGCCCGACTGA
- a CDS encoding putative leader peptide: MRLDLTRRRHVDLARVSSASCCAAA, translated from the coding sequence ATGCGACTGGACCTCACGCGGCGACGCCATGTCGACCTCGCGCGCGTCTCCAGTGCCTCCTGTTGCGCCGCGGCCTGA
- the sfnG gene encoding dimethylsulfone monooxygenase SfnG has product MPAAPVKFAYWVPNVSGGLVTSKIEQRTDWGYDYNRELAVLAENNGFDYALSQVRYMASYGAEFQHESTSFSLALLLATQRLKVIAAVHPGLWHPGVLAKLGATADHLSKGRFAVNVVSGWFKGEFTALGEPWLEHDERYRRSEEFITALRKIWTEDHAELGGDFYRLRDFSLKPKPLNTEDRPHPEIFQGGNSSAARAMAGRVSDWYFSNGKDFDGVVEQITDVRKSAAEVGRTAPKFGLNGFLIARDTEAEARETLREIVAKADTEAVEGFGAAVKQAGQSTGDKKGMWQDSTFEDLVQYNDGFRTGLIGTPEQIAERIVAYKKLGVDLLLLGFLHYHEEVEYFGRRVLPLVRELESQLPDSDA; this is encoded by the coding sequence ATGCCTGCCGCGCCCGTGAAATTCGCCTACTGGGTCCCCAACGTCAGTGGGGGACTGGTCACCAGCAAGATCGAGCAGCGCACCGACTGGGGCTACGACTACAACCGCGAACTCGCCGTCCTCGCCGAGAACAACGGCTTCGACTACGCCCTCAGTCAGGTCCGCTACATGGCCAGCTACGGCGCCGAGTTCCAGCACGAGTCGACCAGCTTCAGCCTCGCCCTGCTGCTCGCCACCCAGCGTCTGAAGGTCATCGCCGCCGTCCACCCCGGCCTGTGGCACCCGGGCGTCCTCGCCAAGCTCGGCGCCACCGCCGACCACCTCTCCAAGGGCCGCTTCGCCGTGAACGTCGTGTCGGGCTGGTTCAAGGGTGAGTTCACCGCCCTGGGCGAGCCCTGGCTGGAGCACGACGAGCGCTACCGCCGCTCCGAGGAGTTCATCACCGCCCTGCGCAAGATCTGGACCGAGGACCATGCCGAACTCGGCGGTGACTTCTACCGGTTGCGGGACTTCTCCCTCAAGCCCAAGCCCCTCAACACCGAGGATCGGCCGCACCCGGAGATCTTCCAGGGCGGCAACTCCAGCGCCGCCCGCGCCATGGCGGGCCGGGTCTCCGACTGGTACTTCTCCAACGGCAAGGACTTCGACGGAGTCGTCGAGCAGATCACCGACGTCCGCAAGTCCGCCGCCGAAGTCGGGCGCACGGCACCGAAGTTCGGCCTCAACGGCTTCCTCATCGCTCGGGACACCGAGGCCGAGGCCCGCGAGACGCTGAGGGAGATCGTCGCCAAGGCCGACACGGAGGCCGTCGAGGGATTCGGCGCGGCCGTGAAGCAGGCCGGACAGTCCACCGGCGACAAGAAGGGCATGTGGCAGGACTCCACCTTCGAGGACCTCGTCCAGTACAACGACGGCTTCCGCACCGGTCTCATCGGCACGCCGGAGCAGATCGCCGAGCGGATCGTCGCCTACAAGAAGCTCGGCGTGGACCTCCTGCTTCTCGGTTTCCTGCACTACCACGAGGAGGTCGAGTACTTCGGCAGGCGAGTGCTGCCGCTCGTGCGGGAGCTGGAGTCCCAGCTCCCGGACTCCGACGCCTGA
- the ssuE gene encoding NADPH-dependent FMN reductase, which produces MATVLSVSGSPSASSRTNRLLRHLDRRLTAQGHEVIPLDVRTVPAEALLGADFKHPAIVEVTELFERADGIVVGTPVYKASYSGVLKALLDLLPQYALLGKTVLPLATGGSTAHVLAIDYALRPVLSSMGAAHIVQGWFTLDKDISVQEDGSLIVAPAATEALTQVVDQFSTALGRRPVLAAAG; this is translated from the coding sequence ATGGCCACCGTCCTGTCCGTCTCCGGCAGTCCCTCCGCCTCCTCCCGCACCAACCGGCTGCTGCGCCATCTCGACCGGCGCCTGACCGCGCAGGGCCACGAGGTGATCCCGCTCGACGTCCGCACCGTCCCCGCCGAGGCCCTTCTCGGCGCCGACTTCAAGCACCCGGCGATCGTCGAGGTGACCGAGCTCTTCGAGCGCGCCGACGGGATCGTCGTGGGTACTCCTGTCTACAAGGCGTCGTACTCCGGTGTCCTCAAGGCCCTGCTCGACCTGCTCCCGCAGTACGCCCTTCTCGGCAAGACCGTGCTGCCGCTGGCGACCGGCGGCTCCACCGCCCACGTCCTGGCCATCGACTACGCGCTCCGTCCGGTCCTCAGCTCCATGGGCGCGGCCCACATAGTGCAGGGCTGGTTCACCCTCGACAAGGACATCTCCGTGCAGGAGGACGGCTCGCTGATCGTCGCGCCGGCCGCGACCGAGGCGCTCACGCAGGTCGTCGACCAGTTCTCGACCGCGCTGGGACGGCGGCCGGTGCTCGCGGCGGCGGGCTGA
- a CDS encoding SfnB family sulfur acquisition oxidoreductase, translating into MTAHVIADDAEALAVAASLAAEFRTGASARDIQRRLPREELDRLSASGLLAVTVPAEHGGADVSASTLAEIFRLLASADGSLSQIPQSHFAYVNVIRRQGTDEQQKFFFSELLAGRRFGNAQSEAGTKHVQDIRTRLQPGPAGSYVLDGVKHYSTGALFADWIPVLARAEDDKLHVAYVPGNAPGLTVIDDWDGLGQRTTASGTVRLEGVEVPADRVLPHHLTFEGPQLHGAVAQLLHAAIDAGIAGGALAEAAEFVRTKSRPWFESGVETAAEDPLLIQRFGELAIQARASEALLREAARAVDAARADLTDDSAAEASIAVAAAKVSAAQAAVEVASALFEVSGTRSALNSLNLHRHWRDARTHTLHDPTRWKIQHIGRYVLNGTRPPRHGLL; encoded by the coding sequence ATGACAGCCCATGTGATCGCCGACGACGCGGAGGCCCTCGCGGTCGCCGCGTCGCTGGCCGCGGAGTTCCGCACGGGTGCCTCCGCAAGGGACATCCAACGCAGGCTGCCGCGCGAGGAGTTGGATCGGCTCTCCGCCTCCGGTCTGCTCGCTGTCACCGTCCCCGCCGAGCACGGGGGAGCGGACGTGAGCGCCTCCACCCTGGCCGAGATCTTCCGGCTGCTCGCCTCCGCCGACGGAAGCCTTTCCCAGATCCCGCAGAGCCACTTCGCCTACGTCAATGTGATCCGCCGTCAGGGCACCGACGAGCAGCAAAAGTTCTTCTTCTCCGAGCTGCTGGCCGGCCGCCGCTTCGGCAACGCGCAGTCCGAGGCCGGAACCAAGCACGTCCAGGACATCCGCACCCGCCTGCAGCCGGGGCCGGCCGGCTCGTACGTCCTCGACGGCGTGAAGCACTACTCCACCGGCGCCCTGTTCGCCGACTGGATCCCCGTGCTGGCCCGCGCCGAGGACGACAAACTGCACGTCGCCTACGTCCCCGGCAACGCTCCCGGCCTCACGGTGATCGACGACTGGGACGGACTCGGCCAGCGTACGACGGCCAGCGGCACCGTCCGCCTCGAAGGCGTCGAGGTCCCGGCCGACCGGGTCCTGCCCCACCACCTCACCTTCGAGGGACCCCAACTCCACGGAGCCGTCGCCCAGTTGCTGCACGCCGCCATCGACGCCGGGATCGCCGGGGGAGCGCTCGCGGAGGCCGCGGAGTTCGTCCGGACGAAGAGCCGTCCGTGGTTCGAGAGCGGAGTCGAGACCGCCGCCGAGGACCCCCTGCTTATCCAGCGCTTCGGCGAACTGGCCATCCAGGCAAGAGCGTCCGAGGCCCTGCTCCGGGAAGCCGCCCGTGCCGTGGACGCCGCCCGGGCCGACCTCACCGACGACTCGGCGGCCGAGGCGTCCATCGCCGTGGCCGCGGCCAAGGTGTCGGCGGCCCAGGCCGCGGTGGAGGTCGCGAGCGCCCTGTTCGAGGTGTCCGGAACCCGATCGGCGCTCAACTCCCTCAATCTGCACCGGCATTGGCGCGATGCCCGCACCCATACCCTGCACGACCCGACCCGCTGGAAGATCCAGCACATCGGAAGGTACGTGCTCAACGGCACCCGGCCACCCCGGCACGGCCTCCTCTAG
- a CDS encoding LLM class flavin-dependent oxidoreductase has translation MSLTFHWFLPTNGDSRHVVGGGHGTPATVSGRDRPPTVAYLSQIARAAEDLGFVGALTPTGAWCEDAWLTTAMVSQNTERLKFLVAFRPGFVSPTLAAQMASTFQRQTGGRLLLNVVTGGESHEQRAYGDFLDKDARYRRTGEFLDVVRGLWEGKTVDLRGEHLHVEDAKLARVPDPVPEVYFGGSSPIAGEVAAKYVDVYLTWGEPPAQVAEKIAWIRGLAAKEGRTLRFGIRLHVITRDTSEQAWAEANRLLEGFDPETVRSVQAGLARSESEGQQRMLALHGGGARDGLEIHPNLWAGIGLVRGGAGTALVGSHDEVAERIKEYHALGIDEFVLSGYPHLEEAYWFGEGVLPRLAAQGLWQHPAGKQAAPSAQVPFAS, from the coding sequence ATGTCCCTCACCTTCCACTGGTTCCTGCCCACCAACGGCGACAGCCGCCATGTCGTGGGCGGCGGTCACGGCACGCCCGCCACCGTCTCCGGACGGGACCGGCCGCCGACGGTCGCCTACCTGAGCCAGATCGCCCGCGCGGCCGAGGACCTGGGCTTCGTGGGGGCGCTGACGCCCACCGGCGCCTGGTGCGAGGACGCGTGGCTGACCACCGCCATGGTCAGCCAGAACACCGAGCGCCTGAAGTTCCTGGTCGCCTTCCGGCCCGGGTTCGTCTCACCCACCCTCGCCGCGCAGATGGCGTCCACCTTTCAGCGGCAGACCGGCGGGCGGCTGCTGCTCAACGTGGTCACCGGCGGGGAGAGCCACGAGCAGCGGGCCTACGGGGACTTCCTCGACAAGGACGCCCGCTACCGCCGTACCGGAGAATTCCTGGACGTCGTACGGGGGTTGTGGGAGGGCAAGACCGTCGACCTGCGCGGCGAGCACCTCCACGTCGAGGACGCGAAACTGGCGCGTGTGCCCGATCCGGTGCCCGAGGTGTACTTCGGCGGATCCTCGCCCATCGCCGGGGAGGTCGCCGCCAAGTACGTCGACGTGTACCTCACCTGGGGCGAGCCGCCCGCGCAGGTCGCCGAGAAGATCGCCTGGATCCGTGGGCTCGCGGCGAAGGAGGGCCGCACCCTGCGGTTCGGGATCCGCCTGCACGTCATCACCCGGGACACCTCCGAGCAGGCCTGGGCCGAGGCGAACCGTCTCCTGGAGGGCTTCGACCCCGAGACCGTGAGGTCGGTGCAGGCCGGGCTCGCCCGCAGCGAGTCCGAGGGGCAGCAGCGCATGCTCGCCCTGCACGGCGGCGGCGCTCGCGACGGCCTGGAGATCCACCCCAACCTGTGGGCCGGTATCGGCCTGGTGCGCGGTGGCGCGGGAACCGCACTGGTCGGCAGCCACGACGAGGTCGCGGAGCGGATCAAGGAGTATCACGCCCTCGGCATCGACGAGTTCGTGCTCTCCGGCTACCCGCATCTGGAGGAGGCCTACTGGTTCGGCGAGGGAGTCCTGCCACGTCTGGCCGCACAGGGGCTGTGGCAGCACCCGGCCGGTAAGCAGGCCGCGCCCTCGGCGCAGGTGCCGTTCGCGAGCTAG
- a CDS encoding alpha/beta fold hydrolase has protein sequence MSDWPLTRIFHSSSGEVRWDRLGDPGRDPVVLLHGTPFSSYVWRAVARALARRHHVFVWDMPGYGASEKFAGQDVSLAAQGRVFTELLAHWDLDRPRVVAHDFGGAVSLRAHLLHGARYGSLALVDPVALAPWGSPFFRLVGKHSDVFDQLPPALHRALVREYVGSASGPGLHPTVLDRLVEPWLGDPGQAAFYRQIAQADQRYTDEVQDRYGEIAIPTLVCWGEDDTWIPVDKGHELVARIPGARLETVPGAGHLVQEDAPAHLTAALVDFLA, from the coding sequence GTGAGCGACTGGCCGTTGACCAGGATCTTCCACAGCAGCTCGGGTGAGGTCCGCTGGGACAGACTCGGAGACCCGGGCCGGGACCCGGTCGTCCTCCTCCACGGCACGCCCTTCTCCTCCTATGTCTGGCGTGCCGTAGCCCGCGCCCTCGCACGCCGCCACCACGTGTTCGTGTGGGACATGCCCGGCTACGGGGCCTCGGAGAAATTCGCCGGCCAGGATGTCTCCCTGGCGGCCCAGGGCCGGGTCTTCACCGAGCTGCTGGCGCACTGGGATCTCGACCGACCCCGGGTCGTGGCCCACGACTTCGGCGGTGCCGTGTCCTTGCGGGCCCATCTGCTGCACGGTGCCCGCTACGGCTCGCTCGCCCTGGTCGACCCGGTCGCGCTGGCCCCCTGGGGATCGCCGTTCTTCCGGCTCGTCGGCAAGCACTCCGACGTCTTCGATCAACTGCCGCCCGCCCTGCACCGGGCCCTCGTCCGCGAGTACGTCGGCTCCGCCAGCGGCCCCGGCCTGCACCCCACCGTCCTGGACCGGCTGGTCGAACCCTGGCTCGGCGACCCGGGCCAGGCGGCCTTCTACCGCCAGATCGCCCAGGCCGACCAGCGCTACACCGACGAAGTGCAGGACCGGTACGGTGAGATCGCGATCCCGACCCTGGTGTGCTGGGGCGAGGACGACACCTGGATCCCCGTCGACAAGGGGCACGAACTCGTCGCGCGCATCCCGGGCGCACGCCTCGAAACCGTTCCGGGCGCCGGTCACCTCGTCCAGGAGGACGCCCCCGCCCACCTCACGGCCGCCCTCGTCGACTTCCTGGCCTAG
- a CDS encoding acyl-CoA dehydrogenase family protein gives MTTAAPHPLLATAHALAAGLLAPHAARVDQEGVPASHLDAIRRSGLLGVSAPKEYGGAGAPDAVAREVQEILAGACCSTWFVQTQHHSPVRLLAQSALPVRERLLGPLATGELLAGIAFAHVRAFPRVPVRATAERGGWRFDGTVPWFTGWGLNDVMLLAGVSEADEVVFAFTEAREQPGLRASEPMRLAALTAARTVSLELDGLWLPDDAVVLRTPQETFALVDRPRNTNASPAVFGVAYAALQVLDDAGESETAGALRGRLDAVRGQVYALADHPVLHERVAERLALKTRSYDLMRAATTAAVVAGGGRAMGLDGTAQRLFREGMFLLVQGQTTDVRRAHLDALAQL, from the coding sequence ATGACCACCGCCGCACCGCACCCGCTCCTCGCCACCGCCCACGCCCTCGCGGCCGGCCTCCTCGCCCCGCACGCGGCACGGGTCGATCAGGAGGGCGTGCCCGCGAGCCACCTCGACGCGATCAGGCGCTCGGGCCTGCTCGGGGTGAGCGCACCGAAGGAGTACGGCGGTGCGGGCGCCCCGGACGCGGTGGCGCGGGAGGTCCAGGAGATCCTCGCCGGGGCGTGCTGCTCCACGTGGTTCGTGCAGACCCAGCACCACTCGCCGGTGCGGCTGCTCGCGCAGTCCGCCCTGCCGGTGCGGGAGCGGCTGCTCGGGCCGCTGGCGACCGGCGAGCTGCTGGCCGGGATCGCGTTCGCCCACGTCCGCGCCTTTCCGCGGGTGCCGGTGCGGGCGACGGCCGAGCGAGGCGGCTGGCGCTTCGACGGGACGGTGCCGTGGTTCACCGGCTGGGGTCTGAACGACGTGATGCTGCTGGCCGGGGTGAGCGAGGCGGACGAGGTGGTGTTCGCGTTCACCGAGGCACGCGAACAGCCGGGACTGCGGGCGTCGGAGCCGATGCGGCTGGCGGCGCTCACCGCGGCCCGGACGGTCTCCCTGGAGCTGGACGGCCTGTGGCTGCCCGATGACGCGGTGGTGCTCCGCACTCCGCAGGAGACGTTCGCGCTGGTGGACCGGCCCCGCAACACCAACGCCTCCCCCGCCGTCTTCGGGGTGGCGTACGCGGCGCTCCAAGTGCTGGACGACGCCGGGGAGTCCGAGACCGCGGGTGCCCTGCGTGGCCGCCTCGACGCGGTGCGCGGGCAGGTGTACGCCCTGGCCGACCACCCCGTCCTGCATGAGCGCGTCGCCGAACGGCTGGCGCTCAAGACGCGGTCGTACGACCTGATGCGCGCCGCCACGACCGCGGCCGTCGTGGCCGGGGGCGGCCGGGCCATGGGCCTCGACGGTACGGCCCAACGGCTCTTCCGCGAGGGGATGTTCCTGCTCGTGCAGGGACAGACCACCGACGTGCGCCGCGCCCATCTGGACGCGCTGGCGCAGCTCTAG
- a CDS encoding YciI family protein produces MQYYLLNVMQPGWDELPAPEVLAEIGKRLDAFHQELREAGAWVFAGGLHSPDSSTVLRPRDGDVLITDGPYAEGKEQLGGLCIVKAPDLDAALEWGRKAALATTLPIEVRPFQHQSED; encoded by the coding sequence ATGCAGTACTACCTGCTCAACGTCATGCAGCCCGGCTGGGACGAGCTGCCCGCGCCCGAGGTCCTGGCCGAGATCGGCAAGCGCCTGGACGCCTTCCACCAGGAGCTGCGCGAGGCCGGGGCCTGGGTCTTCGCCGGGGGCCTGCACAGCCCCGACTCCTCGACCGTGCTGCGGCCGCGTGACGGCGACGTGCTGATCACCGACGGGCCGTACGCCGAGGGCAAGGAACAACTCGGCGGCCTCTGCATCGTGAAGGCGCCCGACCTGGACGCGGCCCTGGAGTGGGGACGCAAGGCGGCCCTGGCCACCACCCTGCCCATCGAGGTGCGCCCCTTCCAGCACCAGTCCGAGGACTGA